A section of the Microbulbifer pacificus genome encodes:
- a CDS encoding alpha-amylase family glycosyl hydrolase — protein MIKPLLRGRPRLLALPCLLIATGSASASAEWYFRGTPSGWSAESLTHISGNEYRTCQSFASGDGSGGPRFKIDRYGDWSENYPTADYSVAGERSYEITFYSDSHSIAVSEVASCSDDSGFAANFPSLFFRGTPNAWGASALALVADNTWELAIDFDGQADQRYKLDLYGDWTQNYGDNDGDNLLDAGGGDIYTGVSGSYLLRVNDSDFTYQLIGNGGSSSSSSGGSSSGGSSSGSGGNDSWYFRGTANGWAATEMGSSDGTSFCTEQSFGSGDGGGGPRFKIDHYGDWTESYPSTDYTVSANSDYEICFDSSSHTIAVTQLGTTTPPPVGDGSDFRAETIYFVLTARFYDGDPSNNYYNRDRIMPGDPQWRGDFKGLIQQLDYIKDLGFTAIWVTPPVENRSGLDYHGYHAYDWTKVDPRLESVDATYQDFIDAAHAKGIKVIQDVVVNHSSQYGIRNQVWIDHLPIKYYVPQGSSQGMISNNPYFGNLGDYLSPFRDDNDNPVAPQWFRDRHTSDPDGLVPLIDPKTGVSVPLAGYDPNRFFGIDANNLDPAWYHLDGFMSGGDWENPTALQKKHMAGDTIDLATGNQNVKDYLNGAIEQYLDMGVDAIRVDTVKHVERDELLSYVHEWQAHKPGLFVFGEALVKGLGFGSELGNDNASAVIRPWWYTRTGADPSNPQGDSDFAMIDFPLFSTFRDNVTRGSFGGIKGALDMDWTYADPTELVTFFQNHDVGPDNDFKYRFGGAESDAAMTYNLLWTIRGIPTLYYGEEIMFQAGLPQDIQSANDTIDQTGRAYFGPHLDNLAATQNHNLYRHIKRLNQIRHAIPALQKGQMEKVSEWGAGMSFVRNDSAGSSYAVVGLAAGGNQGITVSGIPNGTYTDAVTGAQVQVNNGSISFTVKTYSAGIYVLNGPGKIGSDGAYLR, from the coding sequence ATGATAAAGCCCCTATTGCGCGGCCGCCCCCGGCTGCTCGCACTCCCATGCCTCTTAATTGCAACCGGCTCTGCCAGTGCATCGGCAGAATGGTATTTCCGCGGCACACCCAGCGGCTGGTCTGCCGAATCCCTGACCCATATCTCCGGCAACGAGTACCGCACCTGCCAGAGCTTCGCGAGCGGCGACGGCAGTGGCGGCCCGCGTTTCAAGATCGACCGCTATGGTGACTGGAGCGAAAACTATCCCACTGCCGATTACAGTGTGGCCGGCGAACGGAGCTACGAAATAACCTTTTACAGCGACAGCCACAGTATCGCCGTCAGCGAGGTCGCCAGCTGTAGCGACGACAGTGGATTTGCCGCGAACTTCCCTTCACTGTTCTTCCGCGGCACCCCCAACGCCTGGGGCGCTTCCGCGCTGGCACTGGTGGCGGACAATACCTGGGAGCTGGCGATTGATTTCGACGGCCAGGCAGACCAGCGCTACAAGCTTGATCTCTACGGCGACTGGACCCAGAACTACGGCGACAACGACGGCGACAACCTTCTGGATGCCGGTGGCGGTGACATCTACACCGGGGTCAGCGGCAGCTATCTGCTGCGCGTCAACGACAGCGACTTCACTTACCAGCTGATCGGCAATGGCGGCAGCAGCAGTAGCAGCAGCGGCGGAAGTAGTAGTGGCGGAAGCAGCAGTGGCAGCGGTGGCAACGACAGCTGGTACTTCCGCGGCACCGCCAACGGCTGGGCGGCGACAGAGATGGGTTCCAGCGATGGCACCAGCTTCTGTACCGAACAGAGCTTTGGCAGCGGTGATGGCGGCGGTGGCCCGCGCTTCAAGATCGACCATTACGGCGACTGGACCGAGAGTTACCCGAGCACCGACTACACCGTCAGTGCCAACTCCGATTACGAAATCTGCTTCGACAGTAGCAGCCACACCATTGCGGTCACCCAACTGGGCACCACTACCCCGCCGCCAGTGGGCGACGGCAGTGATTTCCGCGCCGAAACCATTTATTTCGTCCTCACCGCGCGTTTTTATGACGGCGACCCCAGCAACAACTACTACAACCGCGACCGCATCATGCCCGGTGATCCGCAGTGGCGCGGCGATTTCAAGGGACTGATCCAGCAGCTGGACTACATCAAGGACCTCGGCTTCACCGCCATCTGGGTAACCCCGCCGGTGGAAAATCGCAGTGGCCTCGATTACCACGGTTACCACGCCTACGACTGGACCAAAGTGGACCCGCGCCTGGAATCCGTGGATGCCACCTATCAGGACTTTATCGATGCCGCTCACGCCAAGGGCATAAAGGTGATCCAGGACGTGGTGGTCAACCACTCCAGCCAGTACGGCATCCGCAATCAGGTCTGGATAGACCACCTGCCGATCAAATACTACGTCCCGCAAGGCAGCAGCCAGGGCATGATCAGCAACAACCCCTACTTCGGCAACCTCGGCGACTACCTGAGCCCGTTCCGCGACGACAACGACAACCCGGTGGCGCCGCAGTGGTTCCGCGACCGCCACACCTCCGACCCGGATGGTCTCGTACCGCTGATAGATCCGAAGACCGGGGTCAGCGTGCCGCTGGCGGGTTATGACCCCAACCGCTTTTTCGGCATCGACGCCAACAATCTCGATCCCGCCTGGTACCACCTGGATGGCTTCATGTCCGGCGGCGACTGGGAAAACCCCACCGCGCTGCAGAAAAAGCACATGGCCGGTGACACCATCGACCTCGCCACCGGCAACCAGAACGTGAAGGATTACCTGAACGGTGCCATCGAGCAGTATCTCGACATGGGTGTGGATGCGATCCGCGTGGATACGGTCAAGCATGTGGAGCGCGACGAGTTGCTCAGCTACGTGCACGAGTGGCAGGCACACAAGCCCGGGCTGTTCGTGTTCGGCGAAGCGCTGGTCAAGGGCCTCGGCTTCGGTTCCGAACTGGGCAACGACAATGCCTCTGCAGTGATCCGCCCCTGGTGGTACACCCGCACCGGCGCAGACCCGTCCAATCCGCAGGGGGATTCGGATTTTGCGATGATCGACTTTCCGCTGTTTTCAACCTTCCGCGACAACGTCACCCGCGGCAGTTTCGGCGGCATCAAGGGCGCGCTGGATATGGACTGGACCTACGCCGATCCCACCGAACTGGTGACCTTCTTCCAGAACCACGACGTGGGCCCGGACAACGACTTCAAGTACCGCTTTGGTGGTGCCGAGTCGGATGCGGCCATGACCTACAACCTGCTGTGGACCATCCGCGGTATCCCCACGCTCTACTACGGTGAGGAAATCATGTTCCAGGCGGGACTGCCGCAGGATATCCAGTCTGCCAATGACACCATCGACCAGACCGGGCGCGCCTACTTCGGCCCGCACCTGGACAACCTGGCGGCGACGCAAAACCACAACCTGTACAGACACATCAAACGCCTGAACCAGATTCGCCACGCCATCCCGGCACTGCAGAAAGGCCAGATGGAAAAGGTCAGCGAGTGGGGCGCGGGTATGAGTTTTGTACGCAATGACAGCGCGGGGAGTTCCTATGCGGTGGTGGGCCTTGCAGCCGGTGGCAACCAGGGCATTACGGTTTCCGGTATTCCCAACGGCACCTACACAGATGCAGTCACCGGTGCACAGGTGCAGGTGAATAACGGCAGTATCAGTTTCACCGTCAAGACCTACTCCGCCGGCATCTATGTGTTGAATGGTCCCGGCAAGATCGGCAGCGACGGCGCCTACCTGCGTTAA